Genomic DNA from Candidozyma auris chromosome 1, complete sequence:
GTAGGACGATGCCTTTGATCAGTGTTTCCATGTGGAAGATGATTCTCGGACAATCGATCAACCAGTTAGTTATTACTTTCATTTTGCACTTTGCCGGtcatcaacttttcttTGGAAACAGACCTCTCAGCAATCATGAGGATAAGCAATTGGATGCTATGACTTTCAACACGTTTGTCTGGTTACAGTTTTGGAAGTTGTTTGTTACTAGGAAATTAGATGAGTGTGACACGGTTCGTGATATCAGAGGGCGTCTCACAGCTGAGAATTTGAACTTCTTCCAACACTTGTTTAGAAACTGGTACTTCGTGGGCATTGCTCTTTTGATTGGTGGTATTCAGGTGCTTATTATGTTTGTTGGTGGCGCTGCATTTAGCATTGCCAGGCAGACACCAGCCATGTGGGCCACAGCGATATTGTGTGGTATAATATCGCTTCCCGTTGGCGCAATCATCCGTATCATACCTAACTATTGGatcatcaagatcttcCCAACTAGATTTGCAAAGGCTTTCTTCTACTATGCTGgttttgagtttttgagcaagaagaatagGAAGAAGCGTGCCGAGAGagatttggagaagaatgaaATTGACTCCAACGAAGATATGGAGCCCAGATCCTCTGGGAAGCAACCAGACAAAGTTTTCAAAGATAAACCTGCTGACCCTAGGGCTTCAGCACTGGCTCATTTTGACCCCCAATTAGAAACCCCAAAACCAATTCAAGCCTAGTAACGTGACTTACTTGCTGCCGATCCTTATTACTTTTGATTTTTTACGAATCCTTGTGCATTCTCACAACAATTGTTCTTGTCGTGAGTGACGAATCTGTACTATAATTATTTATACACATACAAGAAAGCTCTCAGGTCATACCTTTTGAGTTTCAGCATCCACTCTGACAATAAATCTGCTATACGCTGGCCCAAAAGCAGTGAACTGATGAAAAACTGTAGATAATTCACGAAGCGCCTTTATACTTCTCTTTGTGGTTTCAAGCTCCTCCCTTGATTGTGACCGTAATTGGTTTCGGAGCGAATCATAGAGAAGATTCAACAGGTGCTGAAATTGGTCGATGGTGATTTGCAGAGGATCATGGCCCAACGTGTCACGGGCGGATTGCAATACTCTTAAAACCTTTTGTATGTTGTGCTTGACCCGTTTTAGCAATATTAGAGACTCCACCGCTACAGACTGGCCACTTTCATTCTTTTGGAGCAGTTTCTGAGCTTGCAGTAATTCATCCTCCAAAGAATCCACCGTATTATGTAGCGCCGAAACGTAGTATTGTAGTCGTGTGTTGTCATTATTGGGCTCGGTATCTGATTCCATTGAGGGCCCGATGCTCAGTGAGAGGTTCTTTAAGGACTCGAGTTTTGATGCTAAGTCACGGGAAATCTCGTTGGTATGGTAGTCTAAATGGGTGATCACGTCCAGCAGTGTTGACGAGAGACGTGCTAGCAGCAGTTTGGAGAACTTGCTATCTGATCCTGAAATTGATTGAAACAACGCATCCACGTAGGAGACAGGCTCGAAATCCTTATCGAAAAACATTGCGAGCGAGTCATCTTGAGGTTTTTGGACCCCGTTAGCCCCCTTGGGTGCCGCCTCGGATGCCATAGTGAGTGAAGTTCAAATCAAACTGAGAAGCCAACTATGTGCGCAGTGTACATATTAGAGGAGGAACTAGTACGTGGAGTCTGACTTCAATGTTCGGACAatccttgagaagaaaatcaagatgTGATTAAATATAGCTTAAACATTTGTGCTGAACTATCTTAGTTGTCTTTTCAGAGCTGGTTGATTTTTCTCTCATCTGAGTTATAGAAGGGTTTACTCTAACGTCTTGTAATGCCTACGCTTTGTTTCGCAGCCGATGGGCAGATGTCAAGAATTTCTGAAGAGGAATGCAAACATaaaatgcaaaaagaaaagaatttcCCGAAAAAGACTAGTCATCATAGCTGAGCTGATGTCTACCGAAAGTCATTAATATACCAACTAGAAATTTCGTCGAAGGTGGCTTCATGAGGTCATTTCTGAGATGATCGCGACTTACCCCATATATCTGTCCTACTTTGCCTTTGCCACTTGAACACACTCATAATTGCACCGCATGAAGCTACTCACAGCTCAgaaggagcttttggagaTCATAAATGAAGTTGATCTGGGAATATCCAATGAGGACAAGTTTTGGATCGCTCTACGAGATTCGGCTGACGAAGACCACCTGGAATACGGAGACGTCGTAGTTACCAAAACTAGCGAAGGCATCCAATTGAAATGTGATAATTTCGAGATAGTCAAAAGTGGCAAGCATACTTTTACTGTGTCGCCTCCGGCAAGAAAATGCACCCTCCCTAAACAAAGTCTCGACATTCGCCTGGTGCTGGCAGTCGCCCTAAGCAAATCTTCAGAGAATCTCCTTGTGGGAACCGAAAGGGGCTCATTGATACGATTCGACACAAAGAACAAGGCAGAGATCAAACGAATCAAAAGCGCTCATTTTTCTGATATTATCATGCTTCGGGTTTTCCCATCAGACAAGGTGATTGCGTCAATTGGGTTAGATTTTCAGATCAAGCTATGGGACTTGGAACTTGGCAATGAGCAACCTACTCGAGTCTTTAAGCATCAGAAGAAGCGTATTACCGACGTTGCTTTAATTGGTGCTGGACGTAACTTTGTTCTGACGTCTGAGGACGGCTCTACCGTTCTATGGGAGTGTGCGTCAGGGAATGTCGTGTCGGAATTTCTCCGAATTGATGATCATGAAGATCCAGCACTTTGTGTCACCATACTGTCTACCGATAAGAAGCTAGCGTGCTCCGATATTGTTAATGGCGAGCTACAGTTTGAGTGTGAGGATAAAGTTATGTACGTTGGCTACCGGTCAGGAGTGATTCAAGAGTTTCAAATCGCTAGCCATAGCCAGACGAGTGTTAAACTCAAGAGAGACAAGGACGCGGCTGTGACATCATTGATTGCAAATGAACACGATCTACTTGTGGCAGGCTACGAAGATGGAACAGTAGTGATGTGGGACAAACATGCAGAGCAACCGAAGCATGAAGTACAGTTCCACCCCTCCTTCCCGATTAGCAACATGACGTTGGCGGGAAGCGAGACACTCGTATTTGACAATGGTCCAGAAGGGCTCTTCACAATGAACTTGACCACACGAGACGTGGGGCAGCTCATTGGTCTTCTGGAGGCTTTTAGAGTGCACCTGATCGCAGCTGTGGAAAAcacggtggtggtggcTACAGAGGACGAAATAGTACAATACTGAAATAATAAGATATCAAGTCTTTATTTCATATAAAGTAGGTTGAATGAAACACCAGGCACATTTACAACTTGGACTTTGGTCTTGGGTCAATGGACTTGAAGACAGACTCAATGGCGGTAGCCTTCATCATGTTACCCTTGACCTTCAACTTGCCGTTCATGAACAACTTCTGGCCGTTAGCCTTACCGTTGGCCAACTTGACGAAGTCCGCGTCCTTGAGCAACAACTGAACGTCAGACTTTGGCACAGAGTCGGCCTTGGTGATGGTACCCTCCTTCTTGAGGTCCAAAACCCATGACTGGTCCTTGCCctccttgttcttcaaggtgatgACAATGACAGCCTTGACACCAGAAAtggccttctttttgagctcaggGTCCTGCAAGCCGTCGTACAATTCCTTGAGGAAAGGAGAAGAGTTGAATCCATCAGCGGTAACGTCAGACATAATGCAATAAATATAATTTAATTTGTAAGTATTGATAAGGTAGAGAGAAAATCTGGGGCTAATCCGCGGGGGTGGCCCACTATATATGCTTGACCTGTCCCGTCTTTCACATGGACCATTGCCTCGGTTGCTATGTGCACTTTTCAAATGggcttctccacaaaaagtGAGGCCCATACAAAGGTGAAAAGCCTGCTAACGGCAGAGCGAACAGcggcagaagaaaagaaaagacatcaccatcatACTGGCAACAATATTTATGGGcctcttcaatttcatgTAAAGATCTCTTGTCTATCAGGAGTTTCCAATGATACCCTTGATACGGGGCCCTCATCACATGACCTGATTTCCCTGTGACACCTTCCGCACCAGTGATTTTGCACAAATGATTTTGCACAAGTGATTTTGCACAAGTGATTTTGCACAAGTGAATCCGCATTCTCTTCAACGCAGCCGGCTTGATGCTGGCTATCGAACCTTAATCACATTATGCCTAAAGCATCCAATAGCGTGAGACACAAGTACCCACTCAAAGAccacaaagagaaaaagaaaaaaaaacactACGATAAACTCTTGACTCTTGTTTCCAATCATAATTAAAAAAGCTATATAGCATTTATCATTAAAAGGTTTCTAGCGTCTGCCTCCTTATCGCCTCATTTCTATGGCGGTCAAACGTTTCTTAACTCCCAGCATCCTCACCTCACCCTCAACGTCTTATTTTCGCGACCTCGGTGAAGCTGGCCTTCTCCACTTTCCCCCTTTGAACTCAAGTCACTTTTTGCCGAGGGCTCTGTGGTGTGCATACAGTGCCGCTAGCCAAACGCTCCCACTCTAGCATTTGATTTTCGGTGGCTTCCTATGCACTACTCATCGCTACCTACTATCTAATGTCATTCAACTCGGCCACCTCCAAGGCCAAGGCTCGGGCCACTGTGACTAAATTGTTCGAAGATGTATTGCCTGGTACAACGCTTCTACCActgaaaaaagtgaaggtCACAGACGCCAGTGCATTTGCGCTGGAGGCTCGCAA
This window encodes:
- a CDS encoding Golgi transport complex subunit; protein product: MASEAAPKGANGVQKPQDDSLAMFFDKDFEPVSYVDALFQSISGSDSKFSKSSLARLSSTSSDVITHLDYHTNEISRDLASKLESLKNLSSSIGPSMESDTEPNNDNTRLQYYVSALHNTVDSLEDELSQAQKSLQKNESGQSVAVESLILLKRVKHNIQKVLRVLQSARDTLGHDPSQITIDQFQHSLNLLYDSLRNQLRSQSREELETTKRSIKALRELSTVFHQFTAFGPAYSRFIVRVDAETQKV